A section of the Pseudanabaena mucicola str. Chao 1806 genome encodes:
- a CDS encoding response regulator, with protein sequence MQGTLREIDVYTIIHLIELGQRTGELLIESTAGKFWFLFFSRGELIYATDTNNNLTRLRDYLHGLGLENAVDQLATSKLGINVLEYGQIWALLESNILNPTQAKSIIERTMREVLFEILSLYQGTFVFEISPALTPRLTHIKFSQISAELSRQLQTWQQFYPFIQSVNQCPVLLSNDALPHLITWIDGKTTIRQLSRYSGLDICKVGQLIYEAIATGEVTVSPLVFNVPPQAKVESSKILCVDDSMTICHAVEYILHNQGYQVKAVSSPIKALSVIFQYKPDLVLCDITMPEIDGYELCGMLRRSSAFAKIPIIMLTGKDGFIDRVKARMVGATEYLTKPFGEKELLTTIEKYSKR encoded by the coding sequence ATGCAAGGCACGCTCAGAGAAATTGACGTATATACTATTATTCACCTGATTGAGCTTGGGCAGAGAACTGGTGAGTTATTGATTGAGTCAACCGCAGGGAAGTTTTGGTTTTTATTTTTTAGCCGTGGTGAGTTGATCTATGCAACAGATACAAATAACAATCTGACTAGACTAAGAGATTATTTACATGGTTTAGGCTTAGAAAACGCTGTTGACCAACTAGCGACATCCAAGCTAGGAATTAATGTCTTGGAATATGGGCAAATTTGGGCACTGCTAGAATCAAACATTCTCAATCCTACTCAAGCAAAATCAATTATTGAAAGAACAATGCGCGAGGTACTTTTTGAGATACTGAGTCTTTACCAAGGCACATTTGTTTTTGAAATTAGCCCTGCCCTGACACCAAGATTAACCCACATCAAATTTTCTCAAATCAGCGCTGAGTTATCGCGTCAATTGCAGACATGGCAACAGTTTTATCCATTTATCCAGTCGGTAAATCAATGTCCTGTGCTGTTATCTAATGATGCTTTACCACATTTAATTACTTGGATTGACGGTAAAACTACTATTCGCCAGTTATCTCGATATTCAGGATTAGATATATGCAAAGTTGGTCAATTGATTTATGAGGCGATCGCTACTGGAGAGGTGACAGTTTCACCATTAGTATTTAATGTGCCACCACAAGCTAAAGTGGAATCATCCAAAATCTTATGTGTTGACGATAGTATGACGATTTGTCATGCTGTGGAATATATTTTGCATAATCAGGGTTATCAGGTTAAGGCAGTTTCTAGTCCAATTAAGGCTTTAAGTGTGATCTTTCAATATAAGCCTGATCTCGTTTTGTGTGATATCACTATGCCAGAGATCGATGGCTATGAGCTATGTGGAATGCTGCGCCGCTCCAGTGCTTTTGCCAAAATTCCAATTATTATGCTTACGGGGAAAGATGGTTTCATTGATCGTGTGAAAGCTAGGATGGTTGGTGCGACAGAATACCTGACTAAACCCTTTGGTGAAAAGGAGTTGTTAACGACTATAGAGAAATATAGCAAGCGTTAA